From a single Rhodococcus qingshengii JCM 15477 genomic region:
- a CDS encoding LCP family protein yields MRTKTSPARIAVAVLSVLVLLVTGFAWRGVDSLRNSLATASGLGLGGGKDGAIDILMVGTDSRTDAHGNPLSQSELDSLRAGEEVASNTDTIILIRVPNDGSSATAISIPRDAYVNVPGIGMSKINAAFGATKETERLKLVNNGSSDSDADKKSTEAGRTALIGAVANLTGITVDHYAEVGLLGFVLLTNAVGGVDVCLNAPVDEPMSGANFAAGKQTLDGADALSFVRQRHDLPRGDLDRIVRQQVFMASLVSKVLSAKTLSDPGKLSQLTSAVQRSVVIDDDWDIIEFAKQLQNLAGGKVQFETIPVLDINGMTDYGESIVKVDPKAVKKYIAGLVGADSEDSEETSEAPTTVNASSLTVDVANASDIPGLASGVSEALSALGYKQGQVGNNTGSDVTESTVFAKSADDDAALAVAEALGGLTVKADSSLSSGKVRVVIAEDYSGPQSADAVSPSEGATSTTESSSTTETSPTPAPPGPPIDAASNGPRCVN; encoded by the coding sequence ATTCGGACCAAGACGAGCCCGGCTCGCATAGCGGTCGCGGTGCTGTCCGTGCTCGTACTGCTGGTCACCGGGTTCGCGTGGCGGGGTGTGGACTCGTTGAGAAACAGCCTTGCCACTGCCAGCGGACTCGGCCTCGGTGGCGGCAAGGACGGCGCCATCGACATTCTGATGGTGGGAACGGACAGTCGAACGGACGCGCACGGCAACCCGCTCTCACAAAGCGAGCTCGACTCGTTGCGCGCAGGTGAGGAAGTTGCGTCCAATACCGACACCATCATCTTGATCCGCGTCCCCAACGACGGGAGTTCCGCGACCGCGATCTCGATTCCCCGCGACGCGTACGTCAACGTCCCGGGTATCGGTATGTCGAAGATCAACGCCGCGTTCGGTGCCACCAAGGAAACCGAACGGCTGAAGTTGGTCAACAACGGGTCGTCCGACAGCGACGCAGACAAGAAGTCGACGGAAGCCGGCCGGACCGCGCTCATCGGAGCGGTGGCGAATCTGACCGGCATCACCGTCGATCACTACGCCGAAGTCGGACTACTCGGATTCGTCCTGCTGACCAACGCAGTGGGCGGAGTCGACGTGTGCCTCAACGCGCCGGTAGACGAACCGATGTCCGGAGCCAATTTCGCGGCCGGGAAACAGACACTCGACGGTGCCGACGCGCTGAGCTTCGTGCGACAACGACACGATCTTCCTCGCGGCGACCTGGACCGGATCGTTCGCCAGCAGGTGTTCATGGCTTCTCTCGTCAGCAAGGTACTCAGCGCAAAAACCCTCAGTGACCCCGGCAAGCTCAGCCAGCTGACCTCGGCTGTCCAGCGTTCCGTCGTGATCGACGACGACTGGGACATCATCGAATTCGCCAAGCAGTTGCAGAATCTGGCCGGCGGCAAGGTGCAATTCGAGACCATTCCCGTTCTCGACATCAACGGCATGACCGATTACGGCGAGTCCATCGTCAAGGTCGATCCCAAGGCCGTCAAGAAGTACATCGCCGGATTGGTCGGCGCCGACAGCGAGGACTCGGAGGAGACCTCCGAAGCACCGACCACGGTGAATGCGTCCTCGCTCACGGTCGACGTCGCAAACGCCAGTGACATCCCAGGGTTGGCCAGCGGGGTTTCCGAAGCGTTGAGTGCCCTCGGGTACAAGCAGGGTCAGGTCGGCAACAACACCGGCTCCGACGTCACCGAATCGACGGTGTTCGCAAAGTCCGCGGACGACGACGCAGCACTCGCGGTCGCCGAGGCACTCGGCGGTCTTACGGTCAAGGCGGATTCGTCATTGTCCTCGGGCAAGGTTCGGGTTGTCATTGCCGAGGACTACAGCGGCCCGCAGTCCGCGGACGCGGTATCCCCGTCCGAAGGAGCGACAAGCACGACTGAATCGTCGAGCACCACCGAGACCAGCCCCACTCCCGCCCCTCCCGGCCCGCCGATCGACGCGGCCTCCAACGGCCCGCGCTGTGTCAACTGA
- a CDS encoding glycosyltransferase family 2 protein: MSPKLAVVTVTYSPGEHLENFLSTLAVATTEKPQVIMADNGSTDGAPEAADAKYEHVRLLRTGGNIGYGGAINRAVAEIDSSIEFVVISNPDVQWAPGSLDELVAAANRWPRAGALGPKVLEPDGSVYPSARTVPDITSGVGHALLGTVWPKNPWTARYRQENEAVTERAVGWLSGSCLLVRRDAFDTISGFDSRYFMYMEDVDFGDRLGKAGWLNVFVPSAVVTHAKGHAAGRHPELMLPAHHRSAYQFQADRHPHWWQAPLRLALRGGLAVRSKIAVASAVRERARTDNSTDNPSVSNHGGK, encoded by the coding sequence GTGAGTCCCAAGCTGGCCGTGGTAACGGTGACCTACTCGCCAGGCGAGCATCTCGAGAATTTCTTGAGCACGCTCGCTGTGGCGACGACAGAAAAACCCCAGGTCATCATGGCCGACAATGGGTCGACCGATGGTGCCCCCGAGGCCGCCGATGCCAAGTACGAGCATGTCCGTCTGCTTCGAACCGGCGGAAACATCGGGTACGGGGGAGCGATAAATCGGGCTGTAGCGGAGATCGATTCGTCGATCGAATTCGTCGTGATTTCCAACCCGGACGTCCAATGGGCACCCGGTTCACTCGACGAATTGGTGGCTGCGGCAAATCGGTGGCCAAGGGCCGGTGCACTGGGGCCGAAGGTCCTCGAACCGGACGGCAGTGTCTATCCGTCGGCGCGAACGGTGCCCGACATCACCTCGGGCGTCGGGCACGCGTTGCTCGGTACCGTATGGCCGAAGAACCCGTGGACTGCTCGTTACCGTCAGGAGAACGAGGCCGTCACCGAGCGTGCAGTGGGGTGGCTTTCCGGGTCGTGCCTGCTGGTGCGACGCGACGCCTTCGACACCATCTCCGGTTTCGACTCTCGTTACTTCATGTACATGGAGGACGTGGACTTCGGTGACCGCCTCGGAAAAGCCGGGTGGCTCAACGTATTCGTCCCCTCGGCCGTCGTCACCCATGCCAAAGGCCATGCGGCAGGACGTCATCCGGAACTGATGTTGCCTGCCCATCATCGCAGTGCGTACCAGTTCCAGGCTGATCGCCATCCGCACTGGTGGCAGGCTCCGCTACGACTTGCCTTGCGCGGTGGCCTCGCGGTGCGATCCAAGATCGCCGTAGCTTCTGCAGTTCGCGAGCGCGCTCGCACCGACAACTCGACCGAC
- the rfbD gene encoding dTDP-4-dehydrorhamnose reductase, producing MTNILLTGARGQLGTRIDALATSAGHTVTAVGSRELDITDSRAVDDFVSPDSVLINCAAYTAVDAAETDQEAARAVNEIGPRNLAQACARAGSRLIHVSTDYVFPGDASSPYDVDAPTGPATVYGRTKLDGEIAVRESGADAAVVRTAWVYSGVGTDFVATMRRLEAEREFVNVVDDQIGSPTYSVDLAGGIVELALLDFTGASTFHVTNGGQASWYELARAVFEEIGADPARVRPCSSAEFVRPAPRPAYSVLSERAWVTAGMTPLRPWREALHAALA from the coding sequence GTGACGAATATCCTGCTCACCGGCGCCCGAGGGCAGCTCGGAACACGTATCGATGCTCTCGCAACGTCGGCGGGTCACACTGTGACGGCCGTCGGTTCCCGCGAGCTCGACATCACCGACAGCCGCGCGGTCGACGACTTCGTCTCGCCTGATTCGGTGCTGATCAACTGCGCTGCGTACACGGCCGTCGATGCTGCCGAGACCGACCAGGAGGCGGCGAGGGCGGTCAACGAGATCGGACCGCGGAATCTCGCGCAAGCCTGTGCGCGGGCGGGTTCGCGGTTGATCCACGTTTCGACGGACTACGTCTTTCCGGGCGATGCAAGCTCGCCATACGACGTCGATGCACCGACCGGTCCCGCGACGGTCTACGGCCGAACCAAACTGGACGGCGAGATCGCTGTTCGAGAGTCGGGGGCTGACGCGGCCGTTGTCCGAACCGCGTGGGTGTATTCCGGTGTCGGCACGGATTTTGTCGCCACGATGAGAAGGCTCGAAGCCGAACGCGAATTCGTGAACGTCGTGGACGACCAGATCGGGTCACCCACGTACAGCGTCGATCTGGCCGGCGGCATCGTCGAACTCGCGCTGCTGGACTTCACGGGTGCGTCGACATTCCACGTGACGAACGGCGGGCAAGCAAGTTGGTACGAGTTGGCGCGAGCTGTTTTCGAGGAGATCGGCGCAGACCCTGCTCGGGTGCGCCCGTGCAGCAGTGCGGAGTTCGTACGCCCTGCCCCGCGCCCGGCATATTCGGTCTTGTCCGAGCGCGCGTGGGTTACCGCGGGAATGACGCCGCTGCGTCCGTGGCGAGAGGCTCTGCACGCCGCTCTGGCGTGA